The following are from one region of the Salvia splendens isolate huo1 chromosome 2, SspV2, whole genome shotgun sequence genome:
- the LOC121767493 gene encoding cell division cycle 20.2, cofactor of APC complex-like isoform X1 has product METGKIRSSASASANKSQSRFPLQEQFLQRISSRENQLDRFIPNRSAMDFDYAHTMLTEGKKGKENPSINSSPSREAYRKQLAETFNMNRTRILAFKNKPPTVVEAIPSDFSVAAHQPKAAKPRRHIPQTSERTLDAPDILDDYYLNLLDWGSSNVLSIALGSTVYLWDASDGSTSELVTVDDECGPVTSIKWAPDGRHIAIGMNNSEVQLWDSTANKLLRTLRGGHTARVGAMDWNNHILTTGGMDSQIINNDVRVRAHVVETYRGHQQEVCGLKWSASGQQLASGGNDNLLHIWDRSMASSNAPTQWLHRLEDHTAAVKALAWCPFQGNLLATGGGGGDRCIKFWNTHTGACLNSVDTGSQVCALLWNKNERELLSSHGFTQNQLTLWKYPSMAKVAELTGHTSRVLYMAQSPDGCTVASAAGDETLRFWNVFGKPEVAKTTPKTAAAEPFAHLNRIR; this is encoded by the exons ATGGAAACAGGAAAGATTCGTTCATCTGCATCTGCATCTGCAAACAAGTCCCAATCGCGATTCCCGCTTCAGGAACAGTTTCTTCAGAGAATAAGTTCGCGGGAAAAC CAGTTGGATCGGTTCATTCCTAATAGATCGGCAATGGATTTTGATTATGCGCATACCATGCTTACAGAAGGTAAGAAAGGTAAGGAAAATCCATCTATCAACTCTTCTCCATCTAGGGAGGCATATAGGAAGCAGCTTGCAGAAACCTTTAACATGAACAGAACCCGAATTCTGGCTTTCAAGAATAAGCCACCTACTGTAGTCGAGGCCATTCCGAGTGACTTCTCAGTGGCTGCTCACCAACCAAAAGCTGCCAAACCTCGTCGCCACATTCCACAG ACTTCGGAGAGGACATTAGACGCCCCTGATATTCTGGATGACTACTATTTGAACTTACTAGATTGGGGAAGCAGCAATGTTCTTTCGATTGCTCTTGGAAGTACTGTCTATTTGTGGGATGCCTCAGATGGGAGCACCTCGGAACTTGTTACTGTCGATGATGAATGCGGCCCCGTGACCAGTATCAAGTGGGCTCCCGATGGAAGGCACATTGCCATTGGTATGAACAACTCCGAGGTTCAGTTATGGGACTCGACTGCTAACAAACTT CTGAGAACTTTGAGAGGCGGCCACACAGCACGAGTTGGTGCTATGGACTGGAACAATCACATCTTGACTACAGGAGGGATGGATAGTCAGATCATCAATAACGATGTCAGGGTGAGGGCGCACGTCGTTGAAACCTACCGAGGCCATCAGCAAGAAGTCTGCGGGCTCAAATGGTCAGCCTCGGGCCAGCAATTGGCCAGTGGTGGAAACGACAATCTCCTTCATATATGGGACAGGTCCATGGCGTCGTCAAATGCTCCCACGCAGTGGCTTCACAGGCTCGAGGACCACACAGCCGCTGTCAAGGCACTTGCATGGTGTCCGTTCCAGGGCAATCTTCTTGCCAccggtggaggaggaggcgacAGGTGCATAAAGTTCTGGAACACACACACTGGTGCGTGCTTGAACTCGGTGGACACAGGCTCACAGGTCTGCGCGCTTCTGTGGAACAAAAACGAGCGTGAACTGCTGAGCTCTCACGGTTTCACTCAGAATCAGCTCACTCTATGGAAGTATCCTTCAATGGCAAAAGTAGCAGAGCTCACTGGACATACATCTAGAGTCCTTTACATGGCTCAG AGCCCGGATGGATGCACGGTCGCATCTGCAGCAGGGGATGAAACTCTTAGGTTCTGGAACGTGTTTGGGAAGCCCGAAGTAGCCAAGACGACACCAAAGACAGCAGCTGCTGAGCCGTTTGCTCACTTGAATCGCATCAGATAA
- the LOC121793010 gene encoding uncharacterized protein At1g51745-like isoform X2: MPPKKREKYARREDAILHALELERQLMEKKYGKSGNSSNGRRKSPDAVTSSERLGNGAGNQIDPRSDQLPEMLGLAVVEKNGTDQHLCEETVKDVNQPSGDDDSAGALPRMRGLQDLGLRTTPPMREEHSGVAISRVKRSRNAYLTYDSGDCSNDNQNLTTQMEIPVSKFDESSYQADAGEDHISGSTEDTETDCSETDSVESDSDEDMAPLSDGAGSIELQPKYPRSIETHEDHGSISSSDDFDEMAYADGLPHHLPHGYISSSVEVSKWRLKGKRNNRNIGKKYPDRTDAELPKGYANSRNSNWSSGGGFKADPIDKSLRNHASSYGSTGLHSSHETADLDGFAWNNQSITRGYWEDSQEYVDPFFVGRHPFGGRAMLIDVDLEVQANNYRRDVPMISLMSKLNGHAIIGHPIQIEALESDLSENHVSTTDYFHPEPLETPALPSVWRTGRRTANSRVPRPFLNGESKQHALFIDQGTRLKGSVTQRSFPQYPIDRKFSRNSPKKSSPSANQKIRSLSSIASDEQHQSDPRNDTSCFQVGGMIKTGNLPTTVACIPVNLVFSRLHEELVGRHQ, from the exons ATGCCTccaaagaaaagagagaaatatGCACGGAGAGAAGATGCAATATTGCATGCTCTTGAATTGGAGAGGCAACTGATGGAGAAGAAATATGGAAAATCAGGAAATTCGTCTAATGGCAGGAGAAAATCGCCGGATGCTGTTACTTCTTCAGAAAGGTTGGGAAATGGCGCAGGAAATCAAATAGACCCCAGATCTGACCAGCTACCGGAGATGCTTGGTTTAGCTGTTGTAGAAAAGAATGGGACAGACCAGCATCTATGCGAAGAGACGGTTAAGGATGTAAATCAACCTAGCGGTGATGATGATAGTGCTGGTGCACTACCTCGAATGAGAGGGTTGCAGGACTTAGGTCTCCGGACTACTCCACCGATGA GAGAGGAGCATTCTGGAGTTGCAATATCTCGGGTGAAGAGGAGTAGAAATGCTTACTTGACATATGATTCTGGGGATTGTTCCAATGATAATCAAAATCTAACCACCCAGATGGAAATACCAGTTTCAAAGTTTGACGAAAGCAGCTATCAAGCTGATGCTGGCGAAGACCACATTTCTGGGTCTACAGAGGATACTGAAACAGATTGTTCAGAAACTGATTCTGTGGAGTCGGATTCCGATGAAGACATGGCTCCTCTATCTG ATGGTGCGGGTTCTATAGAATTACAACCGAAATATCCAAGGAGTATTGAAACACATGAAGACCATGGAAGCATTAGCAGTAGTGATGACTTTGATGAAATGGCATATGCCGATGGCTTGCCTCATCATTTACCCCATGGCTACATATCAAGTAGCGTGGAGGTTTCCAAGTGGCGACTCAAAGGGAAAAGAAATAACCGCAACATTGGGAAAAAGTATCCTGACAGAACTGATGCTGAGCTTCCCAAAGGATATGCGAACAGCAGAAACTCCAACTGGAGCAGTGGTGGTGGTTTCAAGGCTGATCCAATCGATAAAAGTTTAAGGAACCATGCATCCAGTTATGGATCGACAGGACTACACAGTTCTCATGAGACCGCTGATTTGGATGgctttgcttggaataatcagtCAATCACCAGAGGATATTGGGAGGATTCACAAGAATACGTAGATCCTTTCTTTGTCGGGAGGCATCCTTTTGGTGGTCGGGCCATGCTGATAGACGTGGATTTGGAAGTCCAGGCCAACAACTATCGACGAGATGTCCCAATGATCTCGCTGATGAGCAAGCTAAATGGTCACGCTATTATAGGCCACCCTATCCAGATCGAAGCTCTTGAAAGTGATTTGTCTGAGAACCATGTCTCTACAACCGATTATTTTCACCCAGAACCTCTGGAGACTCCTGCACTTCCTTCAGTGTGGAGGACCGGTCGGAGGACAGCAAATTCCCGTGTTCCCCGCCCGTTCCTGAACGGCGAGAGCAAGCAGCACGCTCTATTCATCGACCAAGGCACTCGCCTAAAGGGGAGCGTGACGCAGAGGAGCTTCCCCCAGTATCCAATCGACAGGAAGTTCTCAAGAAACTCTCCCAAGAAGAGCAGCCCGTCAGCCAACCAAAAGATACGAAGCCTTTCATCGATTGCATCAGACGAGCAGCATCAGAGTGATCCCAGAAACGACACAAGCTGTTTTCAAGTGGGCGGGATGATCAAAACCGGGAATCTGCCCACGACAGTCGCTTGCATACCGGTTAACTTGGTATTCAGTAGGTTACATGAGGAGTTGGTTGGTCGGCATCAGTAA
- the LOC121770579 gene encoding dentin sialophosphoprotein-like isoform X2: MDFHSLSRRELQALCKTNKIPANATNVAMADSLKALEIVEGVEEVLQAFKSGIYQSSVEPRSRTARKKDVLLTPARSGAASRRRRAAKEDSTLQQVYGTRRSARLAEKSAKLQGVPLFSKKDLFTDDVQDFKMKLEESLDGSVEVSGVTDVEEAESKDEGQVDSSDKQNVSIDLEVASVAIVEDNDGHQSNLKEVEVPKIEEEHHSTVEAKIELNESRVAEIEQAGSGFETEDKKASHDESQKADGFEAIQTSETKPTRVIADIIEEEKTSEDAESVDETIVENDPALAVSSGTVIESVGEVFVAAEAIASEENKEDPELNTDSSETISNPDESDSDNLDITEESTKSNDSMVSETSLRSYEDDVSDWDEQATPGKDAAASLENSPTHQLTAFLENATVPSLSIQPTRSTPRRASDSANKATSDNKENENEEDLELNADSSETESNPDESDSLNLTEESTMSDDSMASEYSLTSNEEDVSGWDEQVTPKKDESDSLDLTEESTKSNDSLASKISLMSNEDDVINWDEQVTPKKDAAASLDHSPTPFMENAAVLSLTIPPTLPTPGRASVSASASKAIMRTDNKENIGSGSKTAPVKERSKIVKKIAESVPMLDDLKGENEASAAARTALQALSDNQKAN, encoded by the exons ATGGATTTCCACAGCCTTTCAAGGAGAGAATTGCAGGCATTGTGCAAGACAAACAAGATCCCCGCCAACGCGACGAATGTTGCCATGGCTGATTCTCTCAAAGCTCTTGAGATT GTTGAAGGGGTTGAAGAGGTGTTGCAGGCGTTTAAATCTGGAATTTATCAGTCATCAGTCGAGCCACGGTCAAGGACTGCAAGGAAGAAGGATGTTTTGTTGACCCCTGCTCGGTCAGGTGCTGCTAGCCGGAGGAGAAGAGCTGCTAAGGAAGACAGTACACTTCAGCAAGTTTATGGAACAAGGCGGTCTGCAAGGTTGGCAGAGAAGAGTGCCAAGTTACAAGGAGTCCCTTTGTTTTCGAAGAAGGATTTGTTTACTGATGATGTTCAAGACTTCAAAATGAAATTGGAAGAGAGCCTGGATGGTTCGGTTGAAGTCTCGGGAGTTACTGATGTGGAAGAGGCCGAGAGCAAAGATGAAGGGCAGGTAGATTCGAGTGATAAACAAAATGTGTCTATTGATCTAGAAGTGGCATCCGTAGCTATAGTGGAGGACAATGATGGACATCAATCAAACCTGAAGGAAGTAGAGGTGCCCAAGATTGAGGAGGAACATCATTCTACCGTGGAGGCTAAAATAGAACTGAATGAGAGTAGGGTTGCAGAAATTGAGCAAGCAGGTTCTGGTTTCGAGACTGAAGATAAAAAAGCTTCTCATGATGAATCTCAAAAGGCTGATG GATTCGAAGCCATTCAAACTTCTGAGACCAAACCTACAAGGGTCATAGCTGACATTATAGAAGAAGAGAAGACTTCTGAAGATGCAGAATCAGTAGATGAAACAATCGTTGAGAATG ATCCTGCATTAGCTGTGTCTTCTGGCACTGTTATCGAAAGTGTTGGCGAAGTGTTCGTTGCAGCTGAAGCTATAGCTTCTGAAGAGAACAAAGAAGATCCTGAGCTAAATA CTGATTCAAGTGAAACCATATCCAATCCTGATGAATCAGATTCAGACAATCTGGATATCACAGAAGAATCAACTAAGAGTAATGATTCCATGGTTTCCGAAACCAGTTTGAGGAGCTACGAAGATGATGTTTCTGACTGGGATGAACAAGCAACACCAGGAAAAGATGCTGCAGCAAGCCTAGAGAATTCTCCAACTCATCAACTAACTGCTTTTTTGGAGAATGCAACAGTTCCATCTCTCAGCATTCAACCAACTCGTTCGACACCAAGAAGGGCGTCTGATTCTGCGAACAAGGCAACCTCAGACAATaaagagaatgagaatgagGAAGATCTTGAGTTAAATG CTGATTCAAGCGAAACCGAATCCAATCCTGATGAATCAGATTCTTTGAATCTCACTGAAGAATCAACCATGAGTGATGATTCCATGGCTTCTGAGTATAGTTTGACGAGCAACGAGGAAGATGTTTCTGGCTGGGATGAACAAGTAACACCCAAAAAAGATGAATCAGATTCCTTGGATCTCACAGAAGAGTCAACCAAGAGTAATGACTCCTTGGCTTCTAAAATCAGTTTGATGAGCAACGAAGATGATGTTATCAACTGGGATGAACAAGTAACACCCAAAAAAGACGCTGCAGCGAGCCTAGATCATTCTCCCACTCCTTTTATGGAGAATGCAGCAGTGTTATCTCTCACCATTCCTCCAACTCTTCCGACACCAGGAAGGGCGTCTGTGTCCGCGTCTGCAAGCAAGGCGATCATGAGAACGGACAATAAAGAGAACATAGGCAGTGGAAGTAAAACAGCGCCTGTGAAAGAGAGATCAAAGATTGTCAAGAAAATTGCTGAGAGTGTCCCCATGCTGGATGATCTGAAGGGTGAAAATGAG GCATCTGCAGCTGCAAGAACTGCTCTCCAAGCCCTGTCGGATAATCAGAAGGCGAATTAA
- the LOC121770579 gene encoding dentin sialophosphoprotein-like isoform X1, translated as MDFHSLSRRELQALCKTNKIPANATNVAMADSLKALEIVEGVEEVLQAFKSGIYQSSVEPRSRTARKKDVLLTPARSGAASRRRRAAKEDSTLQQVYGTRRSARLAEKSAKLQGVPLFSKKDLFTDDVQDFKMKLEESLDGSVEVSGVTDVEEAESKDEGQVDSSDKQNVSIDLEVASVAIVEDNDGHQSNLKEVEVPKIEEEHHSTVEAKIELNESRVAEIEQAGSGFETEDKKASHDESQKADGFEAIQTSETKPTRVIADIIEEEKTSEDAESVDETIVENEDPALAVSSGTVIESVGEVFVAAEAIASEENKEDPELNTDSSETISNPDESDSDNLDITEESTKSNDSMVSETSLRSYEDDVSDWDEQATPGKDAAASLENSPTHQLTAFLENATVPSLSIQPTRSTPRRASDSANKATSDNKENENEEDLELNADSSETESNPDESDSLNLTEESTMSDDSMASEYSLTSNEEDVSGWDEQVTPKKDESDSLDLTEESTKSNDSLASKISLMSNEDDVINWDEQVTPKKDAAASLDHSPTPFMENAAVLSLTIPPTLPTPGRASVSASASKAIMRTDNKENIGSGSKTAPVKERSKIVKKIAESVPMLDDLKGENEASAAARTALQALSDNQKAN; from the exons ATGGATTTCCACAGCCTTTCAAGGAGAGAATTGCAGGCATTGTGCAAGACAAACAAGATCCCCGCCAACGCGACGAATGTTGCCATGGCTGATTCTCTCAAAGCTCTTGAGATT GTTGAAGGGGTTGAAGAGGTGTTGCAGGCGTTTAAATCTGGAATTTATCAGTCATCAGTCGAGCCACGGTCAAGGACTGCAAGGAAGAAGGATGTTTTGTTGACCCCTGCTCGGTCAGGTGCTGCTAGCCGGAGGAGAAGAGCTGCTAAGGAAGACAGTACACTTCAGCAAGTTTATGGAACAAGGCGGTCTGCAAGGTTGGCAGAGAAGAGTGCCAAGTTACAAGGAGTCCCTTTGTTTTCGAAGAAGGATTTGTTTACTGATGATGTTCAAGACTTCAAAATGAAATTGGAAGAGAGCCTGGATGGTTCGGTTGAAGTCTCGGGAGTTACTGATGTGGAAGAGGCCGAGAGCAAAGATGAAGGGCAGGTAGATTCGAGTGATAAACAAAATGTGTCTATTGATCTAGAAGTGGCATCCGTAGCTATAGTGGAGGACAATGATGGACATCAATCAAACCTGAAGGAAGTAGAGGTGCCCAAGATTGAGGAGGAACATCATTCTACCGTGGAGGCTAAAATAGAACTGAATGAGAGTAGGGTTGCAGAAATTGAGCAAGCAGGTTCTGGTTTCGAGACTGAAGATAAAAAAGCTTCTCATGATGAATCTCAAAAGGCTGATG GATTCGAAGCCATTCAAACTTCTGAGACCAAACCTACAAGGGTCATAGCTGACATTATAGAAGAAGAGAAGACTTCTGAAGATGCAGAATCAGTAGATGAAACAATCGTTGAGAATG AAGATCCTGCATTAGCTGTGTCTTCTGGCACTGTTATCGAAAGTGTTGGCGAAGTGTTCGTTGCAGCTGAAGCTATAGCTTCTGAAGAGAACAAAGAAGATCCTGAGCTAAATA CTGATTCAAGTGAAACCATATCCAATCCTGATGAATCAGATTCAGACAATCTGGATATCACAGAAGAATCAACTAAGAGTAATGATTCCATGGTTTCCGAAACCAGTTTGAGGAGCTACGAAGATGATGTTTCTGACTGGGATGAACAAGCAACACCAGGAAAAGATGCTGCAGCAAGCCTAGAGAATTCTCCAACTCATCAACTAACTGCTTTTTTGGAGAATGCAACAGTTCCATCTCTCAGCATTCAACCAACTCGTTCGACACCAAGAAGGGCGTCTGATTCTGCGAACAAGGCAACCTCAGACAATaaagagaatgagaatgagGAAGATCTTGAGTTAAATG CTGATTCAAGCGAAACCGAATCCAATCCTGATGAATCAGATTCTTTGAATCTCACTGAAGAATCAACCATGAGTGATGATTCCATGGCTTCTGAGTATAGTTTGACGAGCAACGAGGAAGATGTTTCTGGCTGGGATGAACAAGTAACACCCAAAAAAGATGAATCAGATTCCTTGGATCTCACAGAAGAGTCAACCAAGAGTAATGACTCCTTGGCTTCTAAAATCAGTTTGATGAGCAACGAAGATGATGTTATCAACTGGGATGAACAAGTAACACCCAAAAAAGACGCTGCAGCGAGCCTAGATCATTCTCCCACTCCTTTTATGGAGAATGCAGCAGTGTTATCTCTCACCATTCCTCCAACTCTTCCGACACCAGGAAGGGCGTCTGTGTCCGCGTCTGCAAGCAAGGCGATCATGAGAACGGACAATAAAGAGAACATAGGCAGTGGAAGTAAAACAGCGCCTGTGAAAGAGAGATCAAAGATTGTCAAGAAAATTGCTGAGAGTGTCCCCATGCTGGATGATCTGAAGGGTGAAAATGAG GCATCTGCAGCTGCAAGAACTGCTCTCCAAGCCCTGTCGGATAATCAGAAGGCGAATTAA
- the LOC121793010 gene encoding uncharacterized protein At1g51745-like isoform X1: protein MCSSETGGVVDCSVGSIVWVRRRNGSWWPGKILGPEELQSSHITSPRSGTPVKLLGREDASVDWYNLEKSKRVKAFRCGVFDDCIERAEAAQGMPPKKREKYARREDAILHALELERQLMEKKYGKSGNSSNGRRKSPDAVTSSERLGNGAGNQIDPRSDQLPEMLGLAVVEKNGTDQHLCEETVKDVNQPSGDDDSAGALPRMRGLQDLGLRTTPPMREEHSGVAISRVKRSRNAYLTYDSGDCSNDNQNLTTQMEIPVSKFDESSYQADAGEDHISGSTEDTETDCSETDSVESDSDEDMAPLSDGAGSIELQPKYPRSIETHEDHGSISSSDDFDEMAYADGLPHHLPHGYISSSVEVSKWRLKGKRNNRNIGKKYPDRTDAELPKGYANSRNSNWSSGGGFKADPIDKSLRNHASSYGSTGLHSSHETADLDGFAWNNQSITRGYWEDSQEYVDPFFVGRHPFGGRAMLIDVDLEVQANNYRRDVPMISLMSKLNGHAIIGHPIQIEALESDLSENHVSTTDYFHPEPLETPALPSVWRTGRRTANSRVPRPFLNGESKQHALFIDQGTRLKGSVTQRSFPQYPIDRKFSRNSPKKSSPSANQKIRSLSSIASDEQHQSDPRNDTSCFQVGGMIKTGNLPTTVACIPVNLVFSRLHEELVGRHQ from the exons ATGTGTAGCTCAGAAACAGGAGGAGTGGTTGATTGTAGTGTGGGGAGTATAGTTTGGGTCCGGCGACGAAATGGTTCGTGGTGGCCGGGGAAGATACTTGGGCCGGAGGAGCTTCAGTCGTCTCATATAACATCGCCGAGATCAGGAACTCCTGTCAAGCTTCTAGGGAGGGAGGATGCTAGTGT GGACTGGTACAACTTGGAGAAATCAAAACGAGTGAAAGCTTTCCGGTGTGGGGTGTTTGATGACTGCATAGAAAGGGCTGAAGCTGCTCAGGGCATGCCTccaaagaaaagagagaaatatGCACGGAGAGAAGATGCAATATTGCATGCTCTTGAATTGGAGAGGCAACTGATGGAGAAGAAATATGGAAAATCAGGAAATTCGTCTAATGGCAGGAGAAAATCGCCGGATGCTGTTACTTCTTCAGAAAGGTTGGGAAATGGCGCAGGAAATCAAATAGACCCCAGATCTGACCAGCTACCGGAGATGCTTGGTTTAGCTGTTGTAGAAAAGAATGGGACAGACCAGCATCTATGCGAAGAGACGGTTAAGGATGTAAATCAACCTAGCGGTGATGATGATAGTGCTGGTGCACTACCTCGAATGAGAGGGTTGCAGGACTTAGGTCTCCGGACTACTCCACCGATGA GAGAGGAGCATTCTGGAGTTGCAATATCTCGGGTGAAGAGGAGTAGAAATGCTTACTTGACATATGATTCTGGGGATTGTTCCAATGATAATCAAAATCTAACCACCCAGATGGAAATACCAGTTTCAAAGTTTGACGAAAGCAGCTATCAAGCTGATGCTGGCGAAGACCACATTTCTGGGTCTACAGAGGATACTGAAACAGATTGTTCAGAAACTGATTCTGTGGAGTCGGATTCCGATGAAGACATGGCTCCTCTATCTG ATGGTGCGGGTTCTATAGAATTACAACCGAAATATCCAAGGAGTATTGAAACACATGAAGACCATGGAAGCATTAGCAGTAGTGATGACTTTGATGAAATGGCATATGCCGATGGCTTGCCTCATCATTTACCCCATGGCTACATATCAAGTAGCGTGGAGGTTTCCAAGTGGCGACTCAAAGGGAAAAGAAATAACCGCAACATTGGGAAAAAGTATCCTGACAGAACTGATGCTGAGCTTCCCAAAGGATATGCGAACAGCAGAAACTCCAACTGGAGCAGTGGTGGTGGTTTCAAGGCTGATCCAATCGATAAAAGTTTAAGGAACCATGCATCCAGTTATGGATCGACAGGACTACACAGTTCTCATGAGACCGCTGATTTGGATGgctttgcttggaataatcagtCAATCACCAGAGGATATTGGGAGGATTCACAAGAATACGTAGATCCTTTCTTTGTCGGGAGGCATCCTTTTGGTGGTCGGGCCATGCTGATAGACGTGGATTTGGAAGTCCAGGCCAACAACTATCGACGAGATGTCCCAATGATCTCGCTGATGAGCAAGCTAAATGGTCACGCTATTATAGGCCACCCTATCCAGATCGAAGCTCTTGAAAGTGATTTGTCTGAGAACCATGTCTCTACAACCGATTATTTTCACCCAGAACCTCTGGAGACTCCTGCACTTCCTTCAGTGTGGAGGACCGGTCGGAGGACAGCAAATTCCCGTGTTCCCCGCCCGTTCCTGAACGGCGAGAGCAAGCAGCACGCTCTATTCATCGACCAAGGCACTCGCCTAAAGGGGAGCGTGACGCAGAGGAGCTTCCCCCAGTATCCAATCGACAGGAAGTTCTCAAGAAACTCTCCCAAGAAGAGCAGCCCGTCAGCCAACCAAAAGATACGAAGCCTTTCATCGATTGCATCAGACGAGCAGCATCAGAGTGATCCCAGAAACGACACAAGCTGTTTTCAAGTGGGCGGGATGATCAAAACCGGGAATCTGCCCACGACAGTCGCTTGCATACCGGTTAACTTGGTATTCAGTAGGTTACATGAGGAGTTGGTTGGTCGGCATCAGTAA
- the LOC121767493 gene encoding cell division cycle 20.2, cofactor of APC complex-like isoform X2, with product METGKIRSSASASANKSQSRFPLQEQFLQRISSRENLDRFIPNRSAMDFDYAHTMLTEGKKGKENPSINSSPSREAYRKQLAETFNMNRTRILAFKNKPPTVVEAIPSDFSVAAHQPKAAKPRRHIPQTSERTLDAPDILDDYYLNLLDWGSSNVLSIALGSTVYLWDASDGSTSELVTVDDECGPVTSIKWAPDGRHIAIGMNNSEVQLWDSTANKLLRTLRGGHTARVGAMDWNNHILTTGGMDSQIINNDVRVRAHVVETYRGHQQEVCGLKWSASGQQLASGGNDNLLHIWDRSMASSNAPTQWLHRLEDHTAAVKALAWCPFQGNLLATGGGGGDRCIKFWNTHTGACLNSVDTGSQVCALLWNKNERELLSSHGFTQNQLTLWKYPSMAKVAELTGHTSRVLYMAQSPDGCTVASAAGDETLRFWNVFGKPEVAKTTPKTAAAEPFAHLNRIR from the exons ATGGAAACAGGAAAGATTCGTTCATCTGCATCTGCATCTGCAAACAAGTCCCAATCGCGATTCCCGCTTCAGGAACAGTTTCTTCAGAGAATAAGTTCGCGGGAAAAC TTGGATCGGTTCATTCCTAATAGATCGGCAATGGATTTTGATTATGCGCATACCATGCTTACAGAAGGTAAGAAAGGTAAGGAAAATCCATCTATCAACTCTTCTCCATCTAGGGAGGCATATAGGAAGCAGCTTGCAGAAACCTTTAACATGAACAGAACCCGAATTCTGGCTTTCAAGAATAAGCCACCTACTGTAGTCGAGGCCATTCCGAGTGACTTCTCAGTGGCTGCTCACCAACCAAAAGCTGCCAAACCTCGTCGCCACATTCCACAG ACTTCGGAGAGGACATTAGACGCCCCTGATATTCTGGATGACTACTATTTGAACTTACTAGATTGGGGAAGCAGCAATGTTCTTTCGATTGCTCTTGGAAGTACTGTCTATTTGTGGGATGCCTCAGATGGGAGCACCTCGGAACTTGTTACTGTCGATGATGAATGCGGCCCCGTGACCAGTATCAAGTGGGCTCCCGATGGAAGGCACATTGCCATTGGTATGAACAACTCCGAGGTTCAGTTATGGGACTCGACTGCTAACAAACTT CTGAGAACTTTGAGAGGCGGCCACACAGCACGAGTTGGTGCTATGGACTGGAACAATCACATCTTGACTACAGGAGGGATGGATAGTCAGATCATCAATAACGATGTCAGGGTGAGGGCGCACGTCGTTGAAACCTACCGAGGCCATCAGCAAGAAGTCTGCGGGCTCAAATGGTCAGCCTCGGGCCAGCAATTGGCCAGTGGTGGAAACGACAATCTCCTTCATATATGGGACAGGTCCATGGCGTCGTCAAATGCTCCCACGCAGTGGCTTCACAGGCTCGAGGACCACACAGCCGCTGTCAAGGCACTTGCATGGTGTCCGTTCCAGGGCAATCTTCTTGCCAccggtggaggaggaggcgacAGGTGCATAAAGTTCTGGAACACACACACTGGTGCGTGCTTGAACTCGGTGGACACAGGCTCACAGGTCTGCGCGCTTCTGTGGAACAAAAACGAGCGTGAACTGCTGAGCTCTCACGGTTTCACTCAGAATCAGCTCACTCTATGGAAGTATCCTTCAATGGCAAAAGTAGCAGAGCTCACTGGACATACATCTAGAGTCCTTTACATGGCTCAG AGCCCGGATGGATGCACGGTCGCATCTGCAGCAGGGGATGAAACTCTTAGGTTCTGGAACGTGTTTGGGAAGCCCGAAGTAGCCAAGACGACACCAAAGACAGCAGCTGCTGAGCCGTTTGCTCACTTGAATCGCATCAGATAA